The Acidimicrobiales bacterium region TCGTGGACGGTGAGCTCGGTGTCGCTGGCCCGGGCGGTCCGCTCCCGACCGGGTCCGGGCTACGAGGATCTCCTGGTGCTGCCGCTGGGAGGGTGACGACGTCGCCCCGTCGGGGGGGCTCGGCCAGTGCAGCCCGCACAGCCGGCTGCCGGGCCACCACGACCAGCGCGAGCACCGCCGCCCCGCCCAGGGTCACCACCCGGAGCCCGACCCGGTCCCCCGCCCAGCCCTGCACGACGGCGCCGACCGGGTACAGCACGCCCAGGGCCATCATGTAGATGCCGAGCACCCGGCCCCTCATCTCGGCGGGGGCGCGCAGCTGGATGGTGGTGTTCAGCCCCGAGAGCACGCCTATGTAGAAGGCACCGAGCAGCAGGATGGCCGCCGCCGAGACGGCCAGCGCCGGCGCCACCGCATAGCCCGCCATGGCGGCGCAGACCCCGAACAGGGCGCCGACGAGGACCCGGCGCCGCCCGAACCGCTCGGCCAGGGGCGCAAGGGACAGGGCGCCCACCACCGCCCCGACGCCCTGGGCGGTGACGAGGACGGCCGTGCCCCGCGACCCGGAGTGGAACAGCTTGACCGCCACCGCCGGCACGAGGGCGATGAACGGGGAGGCGGTCACCGCCACCACCGCGATCAGCGCCACCGCCAGCCGGCAGGCGGGCTCGGCCGCCGTGGCCCGGGCCCCCTCGGCCAGGCGCCGCCGCAGGGGGGCCGGCTCCGTCGGCCGGGCGGGCGGGAGGCGCACCGCCAGCAGGGCCAGGATCACCGCCACGAACGAAGCGGCGTTGACCGCGAACGCCCAGGCGTAGCCGGCGCCGGCTATCACCACCCCCGCCAGGGCCGGGCCGACCACCCGGCCCAGGTTGAACTGGGCCGACGACAGCGAGACGGCGGCCAGCAGCTCCTCCTGCGGCACCAGGTCGGGGAGCATGGCCTGGTAGGCGGGGAACCCGACGGCCGCCATGGCGCCTCCGCCGAACACCAGCAGGGTCACCAGCCCGGGCCCGGCGTGGCCGAGGCCGACGGCCACGGCCAGGGCCGTGGCGAACACCGTCTCCCCCACCGTGGTCGCCAGCAGCCACCGGCGCCGGTCGACGCGGTCGGCCAGGGCCCCGCCGATGGGAGAGAGCAGCCCGATCGGCAAAAACGCCGCCGCCGCCACCAGCCCCGTCCACCCCGAGCGCCCGGTCCGGGCGGTGACGAGCACGCCGACGGCGATCGTCTGCATCCACGACCCGACGTTCGACACCAGGGCGGCCGACCACACCAGGGCGTAGGAGCGCCGGCGCAGGGGCCGCAGGGAGGCGAGAGCCACCCGTCGAGGCTACGGGCGCGCCCGGACGGGGCGGGAGGAGCGCTACCCGGGGTAGTAGCGGAGCTCCACCACGTTGCCATCCGGGTCCCGGACGTAAAGCGACGTCCCTATGCCGCGGGCGCCGAAGCGCGGACCGGGACCGTCGACGACGTCGAAGCGTCCGCTGTCGACCACGGCCCCGAAGTCGGTGGGTCTGACCACCAGGCAGAAGTGGTCGGTGTTCTGGCCGGTGCGCGGGGCGGCCAGGAGGTCGATGATCGTGTGGTCGTCCACCCGCACCGACGGGAAGGGGGCCTTGCCCTCCCGCCACTCCTCCACCCGCACCGGGGCCAGGCCGAGGGTGCCGCCGTAGAACGCCAGCGACCGCTCGACGTCGGAGACGTTGAGCACGACGTGGTCCATCCCGACGATCTCGACCGGCCCGTTCACGTCCCCATCCTGGCGCACCCGTAGGGTGCGGGGATGGCCATGGAACAGATGCCCCATGTCGGTCCCGAGGAGGCCGTCCGCCTCGCCGGGGAGGAGGGCGCCGTGCTGCTCGACGTGCGCGAGCAGGAGGAGTGGGACGCCGGCCACGCCCCCGCCGCCCTCCATGTGGCCATGTCCACCATCTCGGGCCGGGCCGACGACATCCCGACCGACCGCCTCATCGTCTGCGTGTGCCGCTCCGGTGGTCGCTCGGCCGCGGTGACCGAGGCCCTGCTGAACGGCGGATGGAAGGCGGTCAACCTCGAGGGCGGCATGCAGGCGTGGGAGGCCGCCCGGCTCCCCGTGGTCGACGACCGGGACCAGCCCGGCCAGGTCGTCTGACGCCGCCGCCCCAGGCTCCTACGCGAACAGGGCGGCGGCCGCCGTCGACAGCTGGTAGGCCCGGCGCCCGGCCTGCATGGGATCGGGGGACACGGCGTTGTTGAGGTAGGCGAAGGACACGCCCGTGGCGGGGTCGGCCCATCCGATCTGGCCGTGGGCGCCGGCGTGCCCGAAGGCGGCCGGTGAGTTCCCCTGCCCGAACGAGGCGTAGCGCATGACGTGCTGGCCGTCGTCGCCCGCCACGACCAGTCCTATGGTCCGGTTGGCGGGCACGTCGAGGAGGGGGTCGGGCAGCCGGCAGCGGATGTTGGTCGTGGCATCGTGCAGCACGTCCGGGCTCCACACCCCCCCGGGGTTGTGCATCACGCCCTGGTAGAAGAGGGCGAGGTCGGCGGCGGTCATGATGGCCCCGGCCGCCGACACGCCGGCGGCGCGCACGACCGGGTCGTCGAAGATCAGCAGCTCCCGCCAGTCACCGCTGAAGCTGGCCACCTCGGCCGGCTCCGCCGGCGGCTCCCACGGCCCGGTGCCGCCCTTGCCGTCCGGGTCGACCGGGGTCAACGGGGCGATGTCGGACTGGTCGCCGAGGGGGATGCCCAGGACCCGGGGCAGTCCGAGAGGCCGGCACACCGCCGCGTCGATCACCTCCCTGAAGTCCGCGCCGCGGAGACGCTCGATCAGGTCGACCAGCACCCAGTGCGCCGACTCGGCGTGGTACTGGAAGCGCGATCCCGGCTCCCAGTCCAGGTGCCAGGTGGCAAAGCGGGCCCGGCGCCGTTCGGCATCGGTGCCGTCGGCCACCGAGATCGGGGCGGCGGGGAACCCCGAGGTGTGCAGGAGCACCTGCTCGACGGTCACCGCCTCCTTCCCCTTGGACGCGAACTCCGGCACGTAGTGGGCGACCGGCCTGGTTATGTCGAGCCTCCGGTCACCGATCAGCAGCCACACCGCCGCCGCCACGATCGGCTTGGTGGCCGAGAAGGCGCAGAAGCGGGTGGCGGTGGTGGCCCGGCCCAGCGCCTCGAAGAACAGGACCCGGCCCTCCCGGGCCACCGCCAGCTGGCAGGCGGGAACCCGGCCCCGCTCGACGTCGTGGCGCGCCGCCGCGAGCAGGTCCTCGTAGCGCGCGTCGGGCCCGGTGGCGGTCAAGGCGGTCACCCTAGACACGGACCGGGGCCGAGGCTCCGGCCCGGCACGGGACGGTCCCGGCGTGGGACACTCGGCCCCATGACCCATCCGCTGGACATGCTCACCGGGGACGAGATCGTCCGGGCCGTGGAGGTCCTCCGGGCCGACGGCCGGGTGCCCGACGGCGCCATGTTCCCCTCGATCGTGCTGCACGAGCCGGACAAGGCCGAGCTGGCCACGTGGAAGCCCGGGGACCCGGTCGAGCGCCGGGTCAGGGCGGTGATCGTCCCCGGCCCCGAGTGCGTGGTGAACGAGGCGGTGGTCTCGGTCACCGCCGGGCGGGTGGTCTCGTTCGAGGAGCACGAGGGCATGC contains the following coding sequences:
- a CDS encoding VOC family protein; translation: MNGPVEIVGMDHVVLNVSDVERSLAFYGGTLGLAPVRVEEWREGKAPFPSVRVDDHTIIDLLAAPRTGQNTDHFCLVVRPTDFGAVVDSGRFDVVDGPGPRFGARGIGTSLYVRDPDGNVVELRYYPG
- a CDS encoding serine hydrolase domain-containing protein; translated protein: MTATGPDARYEDLLAAARHDVERGRVPACQLAVAREGRVLFFEALGRATTATRFCAFSATKPIVAAAVWLLIGDRRLDITRPVAHYVPEFASKGKEAVTVEQVLLHTSGFPAAPISVADGTDAERRRARFATWHLDWEPGSRFQYHAESAHWVLVDLIERLRGADFREVIDAAVCRPLGLPRVLGIPLGDQSDIAPLTPVDPDGKGGTGPWEPPAEPAEVASFSGDWRELLIFDDPVVRAAGVSAAGAIMTAADLALFYQGVMHNPGGVWSPDVLHDATTNIRCRLPDPLLDVPANRTIGLVVAGDDGQHVMRYASFGQGNSPAAFGHAGAHGQIGWADPATGVSFAYLNNAVSPDPMQAGRRAYQLSTAAAALFA
- a CDS encoding rhodanese-like domain-containing protein, translating into MAMEQMPHVGPEEAVRLAGEEGAVLLDVREQEEWDAGHAPAALHVAMSTISGRADDIPTDRLIVCVCRSGGRSAAVTEALLNGGWKAVNLEGGMQAWEAARLPVVDDRDQPGQVV
- a CDS encoding MFS transporter produces the protein MALASLRPLRRRSYALVWSAALVSNVGSWMQTIAVGVLVTARTGRSGWTGLVAAAAFLPIGLLSPIGGALADRVDRRRWLLATTVGETVFATALAVAVGLGHAGPGLVTLLVFGGGAMAAVGFPAYQAMLPDLVPQEELLAAVSLSSAQFNLGRVVGPALAGVVIAGAGYAWAFAVNAASFVAVILALLAVRLPPARPTEPAPLRRRLAEGARATAAEPACRLAVALIAVVAVTASPFIALVPAVAVKLFHSGSRGTAVLVTAQGVGAVVGALSLAPLAERFGRRRVLVGALFGVCAAMAGYAVAPALAVSAAAILLLGAFYIGVLSGLNTTIQLRAPAEMRGRVLGIYMMALGVLYPVGAVVQGWAGDRVGLRVVTLGGAAVLALVVVARQPAVRAALAEPPRRGDVVTLPAAAPGDPRSPDPVGSGPPGPATPSSPSTTR